DNA from Longimicrobium sp.:
CGAGGTCGAGGAGGGCGTTGAAGGCGGAGTGTCCGCTCCCCACCACCAGCACCCGCTTCCCCGCGTAGCGCGCGCGGTCGCGGCCGAGCACGTCCGGGATGCCGTAGACGATGCGGCCGGCGAGCTCCGTCTCGCCGGGCACGGGGATGCCGCCGGCGCCGAGCGGGTTGGGCGAGAGGTACGTCCCGGAGGCATCGACCACCGCCTTCGCCAAGATGCGCTCCTCGCCGCCATCCGCGGTGCGCACCACCAGCTCGAACGGCACCTGAGCGCGGCCGGGCGTCTTCATCTTGTCGAAGCCATGCCGCGAGACCGCCGTGACGCGCGCGCCCAGCCGGATGTGCGGCGCGATGGCGGGGAGGGCGGCGAGCGGCTCCACGAAGCGCTCCACCAGCTCTCCGCCGGTGGGAAGCGCCTCCGGGTCCGGCGCGGTCCACCCGGCCGGCTCCAGCATCGAGACCGCCACCGGATCCACCAGGTAGCGCCAGGGCGAGAAGAGCCGCACGTGCGCCCACTGCCGGATGCTCGCCCCCACCGCATCGCCCGCCTCCAGCACCAGGGGCGTCTCACCCCGGCTCACCAGGTGCGCGGCCGCCACCACCCCGATCGGCCCCGCGCCGATCACCGCCACCGGAAGATCCCGCCCGCCCAGGTCGCTCATCGTGCGACTCCCTTCATCAGGAAAAGTTGATGTTTCGGATCAAAAAAAGTCACCGGCAGCATCCGCCCTGGTACGCGCCGCCGTGCTGCGCGGATGCCGCCTCCGCCAGGTACCCGCCCATCGCGTCCAGCACCCCGGGATTGAGCGAGTAGTGGTTCCACCGCCCCTCGCGCCTTCCCGAGATGAGCCCGGCGTCCTTGAGCACCTTGAGGTGGAAGGAGAGCCGCGACTGCGCCGCATCGAGCGCCTCCTGCAGGTCGCACACGCACCGCTCACCCCCCACCAGCATCTCGACGATCTGGACGCGAGTCTCGTCCGAGAGCGCGTGAAACCAGCGCGCCACCTGGGCCGGGTTGCGGGTCGCCGTAGTCATGCGGGCAAATATATCAACTAAAGTTGTTCTGTCAAGAATCCGCTACCCGTCACGCCGCCTGAACCTGGACCGGCAGCCGCGGGCGCTCGCCATTCTCCAGCGCGGCCGCGAGGTACGTCTCCAGCGCGTCCGGGAACTCGCTCTCCGCTTCGGCCCGCGTGTCGCCCACCGCGGAGAAGCCTGGCAGCTCCTCGATGGTGAAGACGTAGTAGAGCGAGCCGTCGTCGCGCATCGCCCTGCCATGCACGGTCCACGGCGCAGCCAGATAGTCTTGCAGGTTCATAAACCTCCTCGGGTTCGGGAACTACGATGATGGTCGCCCCGAGGCGGCGTGTCCAGTGCGCGGGAGACGCCGGCCGTCGGCGCCTCCCGCGCAGGTGTCAGCAGCAGGTGCCGCTGTCGGGGGTGGTGCCGCCGCAGCAGTCGTCGTCGCAGCAGGCGGAGTCCTGCGGGTCGCTCGGGGTGGGCTCGGCGGCGGGGGAGATGCGGTGGGTGAGGTCGTCGTTCGTGCGCATGGGATCGCTCCTTGAAATGGTGTTCGCGCGTCCG
Protein-coding regions in this window:
- a CDS encoding type II toxin-antitoxin system HicB family antitoxin; amino-acid sequence: MNLQDYLAAPWTVHGRAMRDDGSLYYVFTIEELPGFSAVGDTRAEAESEFPDALETYLAAALENGERPRLPVQVQAA
- a CDS encoding metalloregulator ArsR/SmtB family transcription factor, which translates into the protein MTTATRNPAQVARWFHALSDETRVQIVEMLVGGERCVCDLQEALDAAQSRLSFHLKVLKDAGLISGRREGRWNHYSLNPGVLDAMGGYLAEAASAQHGGAYQGGCCR